gaaatccttgcatctgattggctgagagcaaatttgtcatagaaatgtggcagttgttactgatgACAAGTTCTATGAAATGGGCCCCCGGTGTCCTTTTATCTCACCTTTCTCCTGGCAGCTGGCTTGGCGGTGGGGTCGTAGCCCTCTGGGTAGACCGCATCCCGGAACTCACGGATGAGGGTCCCCGCCCTCCTCTCAATCATCTCGTTGTTCGGTGCTGATCGTGGAAAGAAAATTTGTAGGgaaaatactagtacattgaTTACCAGCACTTGCTATCTTAATGTCATGCCGATACTGTGACGACTGCTGgcctttttttaaagatttgatGGAGTGTATTCAAATTTCTGCAAATTTTCAGTTAAAATAGATTTACAAAAGGTCCAAAGAGCTTACCACATGGTTTTTCTCACTGAcaagaggggaggggggggggggggagggagggagggggcaGTCTCACTCAGACTTCTGGCGATGGACTTGCTGCTCCTGGACTaacaatgatattaataatacagtgcactcctgtcaTAACGAAcaaggttataacaaaattccagttacaacgaagtcataacgaaagaaaactgccagtcccaagaactccattataatgggagtccactgtaggccctataggGTATTTGTAATGCTCCATTCCACTCTGAGTGCGCAACGGGCACAAGAAATTCCTCATACAGCATaaagagaaaatagaaaaaggaaAGGAGAAACAGAAAAACGAAGTTGTTAATGAATCATAGTATGCTAAATTAGATAGGTCAGATTGGTATCACATGTCTAACCTGTGTGGTCTGTGATTTCGTCCGGTGCGTCCCGGTCCAGAGCCAGGGCCTCCAGGTTCCGGAAGTGGGTCTGCAGGACCGGGTTCTCAAAGTTCTCCGGCGAGAACTTGAAGGTCAGCTTCTTGACCACATTCTTGGCCTTGTCAATCTGGTCAGGATTGGCTGGAAATAAAagataaagacaaaaataaaaacaaaaatactaaAAATCATGATACttaaaataacaatgatgacgataataacaataaaaataactaTGAGAATTGCAAtaatatttaaagataataaaaagttttgggtacctcaaaagtgtccttgaatttccttgtcttagtttgtgtttcaggttaaagtaccttcaatataactaacactgtgagacttactcgccccaaagtgctctcatgtcttagtaatcaggcaattaactgcgaccagcagccccatacgcatagcgaccagcagtcccatacgcatagcgtaatcgggcttcgcattgtagcattcaggatcatgacagatttagtatcgcagggtaaatgtcaacttaaaatcccataaattcttcaatttgaagacttaccaattacgttgaagtattgaaaacaggcttcggacaacgtttggttctgcctatagtccctttctgttcgaattgatgactgaatgtgacttggtcgacaggaccttaggagagctacgtacagtacactgaatactacagccagtgcatgcgaacacatcacatgcacacaaatttcaaatccatgaacggataagatgtttgtgtgcgcatgcgctggccatggtatccagtgtatgtagctctcccaaggtcctctcgaccgagtcacattcagtcatcaattcgaacagaaagggactattggcagaaccaaacgttgttcgaagcccgttttcaatacttcaacttaattggtaagtcttcaaatcgaagaaatttttggattttaagttgacatttacccgcgatactaattctgtcatgatcctgaatgctacaatgcgaagccccattacgctatgcgtatggggctgctggtcgcagttagctatgcgtacaatgggctgcacgctgctggtcgcattcagtggtttcgtacaatatttatcgacgctgtacagcgtcggctgtggtacgaaaccattattgcatgattactaagacatgagagcactttggggcgagtaattctcacagacaacgtactttaacctgaaacacaaaccaagacaaggaaattcagggaagcttttgaggtaccaaaactttttattatctttaaggcACTAATGATAGCAAAAATGATAATGGTAACTGATATGATAATTAGTAGCCTCTCTCACTCAAATTGGACAAGGGGATGGCATTCTATTTCAAAATAGCTTTCATAAGAAAAGCAATAATGTCTGGGAGAAAAGAAATGACCTCGAGTGCCCTTGCCCTGATTTGCAAGGACATCAAATCTTGATACATGAGGCAGCATCATCAATAGGAAAATCAAGGAGCTGTGATGCCTTAAAAGCACCTACACAGCTTCTCTCACCTTTCGGAGCTTGCTGGAATTCCAGCTTTCTCATGTCGTCGGCAAATGGGAGAAAGATGACATGGAATCCTGGCGGAGCCACTTGAGTGTTGTGTTCGTCTAATTCCTCTTTCTGTACGAGAGTTAACGGTAATGACACAGTACAACCTCATTATAAAGATGTCAGATATCACAAACCCATTATAACAAGGTGACTTTGCAGGCCCCAACTCCTCATCTAAATCTCTTTCTTTGGAACCTGATATACATAGTGAGACACCTGATAAAACACTAGCAATTGTCACATTTTTGGGGGTTCTCATGGTAACAAGCTTCCCCTGTAATAATAAATGACCATATACCAGCAATGCGGTCATAATTACTCAGAGTATCTTCATAAGAGTTGCTCATGCAGAAGgcctaaacatttttttttcctcataacCTAACGACTGCCATGCTGATTCTACGGTGAAATAGCGGGTACACAGCAACTTGTCCAAGTATGACACTGtgtgtgattttgatttttgttttcatatttacttatttatgCTGCAATCAAACCCCTGACCCAACCTTGCCCACTGACCTGTGGGACGAGGGCCACAAACTTGGGCGGCGAGTTCTTGCGGGGGATGTAGCGGCAGACGGCGACCACGTTGCGCTCAGCGCACCGCTGGAGGAGCGCGTTGAAGAGCGTGCTGCTGCCGGCAATGGATGTCTCGTCGGGAAAGAGGAAGTGGGCGGGGCGGACGTGGAAGTACTTCTTGAGAGCGGAATGTGGCTTGAAGCCCATAAGAACCAACCCTGgatagaaaataaagagaggtgtgtgggtgtgtgtgtggggggggggggagagaagcaTATCCATGTTCACTTCATATTCATGAACCTTCAATACAACCATGTAGAGCTTAAAATAAATTATTGGGAAGTTTACATGAACCACATTTTctaatacagtcaaccttgcttaagtcgaatctatttgacctgaagaaatagcttcaaaCTTAGTAAAAATTTGACCTtcgagggattaaaatcaatagcatATGAAGAGAAGAGGACCTAAAAAAGATTTAGTCGATTATTTTACTTATGCCGGGTCGActtgggcaaggttgactgtacccTGTagaacctcccccccccccccaaaaaaaaaaaaaaagtttctcaaACTACACAGTGATTGATTACTTTGTCCATTCTGTTTTTTTAGCATTGTTTTGACCATTCAATCCCAAATTTGCTATGTTAGGAAACATGCAGTCCTTGGTCAGTGTCTCAAAAGCCTACCATCCCAGGTTATTCTATATACATTGTTTAGAGAGGTTGTTCTGTCATGGAGGGAACAAACTAGTGAACTATACATAATGCTGCTCTTACATCATGCTCCCGGCAGCCGCAGCAGGCACATTTCAGGTGACCACAGACAAAACGGGATGGTCGTGAGACAACGCAGTGAGACAGGATAGGCAAACGTGACAGGCCACGATTGCCATGGATGCCGTGTCAGATTTCTaatctgtcaaaaaatttgCCAAGGCAGTCCCAGTGCTATTGAGCAACCTTGTATGCAGGAACAAAATGGGGCAAATGCAACGAAATGTGACGGCACATAAAAAGCCATTACCAAACTTGGAGGGGGACGCGATGGAAAATATTgatagtctagcctgaccagacaccGTGAGAAAAGCATCTCATAGCTATATGTTTACTAAGGCGAGGACTGGAATGAACAAGACTAGAATATGGAAGGGGGGTGCAAGAAAATGTCCCATCTACCCACGGCGCACTACGTTTTGGGCAAACGGGATGCCGTGGCTGCTGGGAAGATAGTGTAAATGCAGCATATAAGATGTAATCTCAATGATTTCCTTTTGCGTTCAGAAAACCCCCTCAAATGATTCACATGATCAAATACCATTCTACATACCAAATTACCATCATTTGTATCTCAAAAGGGGATAGCATAATGACATGAGTGCATAAATATGCTTTTTGTCAATCTCTCTCTTATAAGTCAAAATGCTCCTGATACTTGAATGAAGCACATCAAGCACATTTTTCTCACTCCTGTACCTGCATCATCAAACTTCTTGACCTGGTCCACTTCGTCCTTCTCGAAGACGATATTCCTTCCACCATATGTTTGGTACTTCTTGATATCAGATGGCATGAGAAGTTCACCGGTATCCTGAAACCATAAAAAGTTTTGCAGATAAAATTGGAGCTAAGATCGGTTAAACTCTTAAAAAGTCTAAGAGATGTTTACATGACTATTGGAGAACATGCTGATGCGAATATCTGCAAATGTGATGGTTCTTGCAACATGTGgaccccattgaagaccagGGATGTCATATTGGCATCACTGAATATGAGCCATCCAATCATTGTCTTTTATACACTATACTATGAGCAACGCACAAATACACAAAGCTACACACTACACTACAAAGCTCCACACTTCACTACACAGCTGCAAACTACACTACACTGCAAAGCCACACTCTACACTACAGAGCCatacattaaagggatagtacagtattggtggagatgaaattTGGGCTTTAACTTATTTGCGAGATACCATGAAAACACTTaaaagtacagagcataccattttaagaggaattcaaagcttatttgataaaaatcaggtttggaatagctgtaacatccaaaaacaaagtaaaacaaaatgatcgtaataaaatgggggtcccacactttattaggatcgctctgttttggatatctcagccatttccaaaccaattttcatcaaataaacgttgaattcctcatagaattacatgctctttcatatttcataagatgtttctcattgtctcaccaaaaaatgttagaaacctgaaattaggtttcaaccaaaactatacgatccctttaaactatGAAGTTACACAATAACACTACAAATCTACACACTATACGACAAAGCCTGTCACTACACTACAAAGCTACACACTATACTACAAAGCTACTTTTTATACTACAAAGCTAAGCAGGACCTGTGGGTTTTCTCACCTCACAGTACATCTTGGACTTGGATTTCAGCGGCTCGTTGGTCTGGCGGTACAGCTTGACAGGGTAGGGCTTGTTTTGCTGCCTCACCAGATTGTAGCTGACATGAAGAAGGAAGGcaagataaatgaataataacTACATGGATTTCAAACTCAACCATGGCTAGAAGCAGGCCACGAACATGCCAAATCATATGCTGTTGTCGTTTTCAACACCCTGGGAgaacatcaagtaaaataacacaaaaagatgcaaaattgTGACCAACACAACAAGCGTACATTTCAGTATTTACTTCCGAGTTGTAGTCACTTGTGTAGTCACACTAGCAAATTCCAGGGCTACTAAAATGGACTTCTGTCTGGCGTGAAAGGCAAAACAGTTATGACTCATTACCAACTTCACCATTAGTGTGCTCATCTTGCCTATTGGCACAAGGGCTATAGTATATTCTTCGCAGATGTCTGgaaagtaaatgtcaatgaATACAGATTAACTTATCTGCCTAATTCCTACCGTGACACCATGGCCTTTcagttggactgaggcacattgccaCACCTGTTCAGGCTTGCTAACTTTACAACTAGGTCTAATCTACAGATGGCCCACATACTGCAGAACTGGAAATATTTGCGGCACGAAACTATAATAGCAATTTGTCACTTTCATTCAATACATTGCGGAGACAAAAAACTTTGgtgtgtgcattttacttttgagAATCTGGGCTCTgccaaagtttcatgcatgtgaaaatttttGGCTTCACAGTATGTGAAACTTCTGCAATCAGATACCCTTATTATAATTAAAAGGATGGAGCTGACACTCACACGCCCACACCAAGTTCCAGCCCCTTGCCCAGGGAGAAGGGGATCCGCCCCATGGTCCTCTTTTTGTGTTCCTTGGCTCTCACCCTACCGAGGAGCTGCTCAAACTTCTCAGACGGATCCGGCAGGATACAGTCCTCGTCCTCGCTGGTGTGAACGATGTCCTGTAAAGACATGAATACCAGAGAAATGTTTATTCACactacagacacacacatgcacacacactgtgttcacactatAGATTGCCTATTGTGTAGAGGATAGTTCCTTGTTTGTGTGATTTGTTCAGTCCCACATAATTATATTACTGTTATGTTTCGAGGGTGGGGGAGTATTCAAGTTTGGGTAACTTGTCTATCATTTGCAAGTCCACAATATCCCCAAacatatgaatacataaattgTAAAAAGTCAGATTCATGGAACACAAGAAAGGTTGATATCATAACAGAATAATGATACAATTTTCAAACGACTCTTTCGCAGATAGCAATGAAATTTGCCTTTCAGCTTTCAGacaaataaaaatacagaaattatgTTTCACTCTGACTTTGAATAGATCATTAAAATTAAGCATCAacatattttgaacaaattaacTTAGCAAACACTTGGAACATTTGCAATTCATAAACGAGGCATTGCATACCTGGTAGAACTCTGTGAACCTAAACTTGGCATCGGTCCGCGTCAGGTGCATGAGCTCGATCTCGATGCCGATGTCGTGGAGGTCTTTGGCCTTCTGCTTGGCCTGGCGCTGGAATGGCACATTGTTCTCGTGGGGGTGGTCGTTGTTGGTGAAGAGGAGCACCCGTTTGTGGCCTACTTTGTGTGGACTGTTGggttacaaaagaaaaacaagagacccgcgggtctagcgctcacctgagtatcgcaagttcacctttcacgcagtcactaatctaaattattcacagctctactaaaatttgaccaggcttctcaagtagaagatgaaaatgtacaataagggccaaaatttttaaagattccttaatttggggggattgggggcccctggggccctctgggtggggcatggtgcccattttgataaattgagatcctgaccccctagggatgctacctgccaagtttgacgaaaatccatcatgaggttttcaggaagaagatgaaaatgtacaattcaggcccccatttggaccttcccaacccccccccccccccctccccaagaggggcacccctggatttgctatgaacaaacttgaaactacagtcattaatgtactcactcatagtattatcttagctctataacttctgattctagagaagattttcaaagattccttcattttggggggtttgccccccccccccccccccctggggcccctgggtggggcatggtgcccattttaacaaattgagatcctaaccccctagggatgctacctgccaagtttggtgaaaattggtcctggggttctcaagaagaagatgaaaatgtataatttaggccccattaggacccctccctacccccctcccctgggtcccaaggggggcacccctgattctgccatgaacaaacttgaaactacagtcatcaatgtactaactcatagtattaacttagctctatcacttctggttctagagaagaagatttttacagattccttaattttggggggtttgggcccccctgggggccccctgggtggggcatggtgcccattttaacaaattgatttcctaaccccctagggatgctacctgccaagtttgatgaaaatcggtcttagggttttcaagaagaagataaaaatgtaaaagtttacgcacgacagacgacggacgacgcacgacggacgaaggACGaaggacgacggacgacgcacgccggacgaagggcgatcgcaatagctcacttgagcctttggctcaggtgagctaacaaaGCACAATAGGTCTTCTGTGCTAATGATTATAATTCAATATGGCAATCTAAGCTGAAATATGAACACAAAATTTGacacattaaaaaataaatttttcatTATAACTCAACAATTAAAACACTTCTGTAGTATATCTGACTATACTGGGACACATTGACGACCTTTGACCTACCACTGAGAGAACATGTTGGAACACGTCCACAGAGCGTCGCTGAGGGAGAAGCTGCCGTTGAAGCCAAACTTGTTGGCAAAGTCGTCGTTTCCGTCTAGAGCGCACAGAGAGAGTTGAGAGACGAGAGGAGTGCGATTCAAGGTCAAAGAATTATAATGAGGCAAACAGCACACAAGCATGCAAAAGTTCATACAACACTGAGATTCTTAAGTTTCTGTATTTAAGCACATTCTCCCATCTTCATGAGTCCCTTTTCTACCAAAAATTCTCAGTTGTGCAAAGATTTGCCCATAACATACTTGCAATATGCCATATATGTGAGGACACAATGTAAATATGTGCAATAGTAATATTTCATCTTTACCGTCATTCCAAGCATTTGCTCATACTGCAGTTGGACACAAACAGTGTTATCTGTCCTGACTAAACAGcttggtttgaaaaaaaaaaaaatctatttggcaattttgctgttgttgttttttaactgAGGactttactttatgcaaatctATAATTGCATAGTAAATGATTGACAGCCACATTATATATCTGTCAGAGAAATTCAAAAGATGCACCTTTGAGGAAGTTCTCCAGTTCCAGTATTCTGCTTGCACTGGGCTGGTCCAATTCCTGTCGGAACAAAATAAACACCAGAGCTTGAAATCACAACTAAAAATGTCACCTCCAGAGTACTGataagagagaggaaagagtgTAACTGAAGTTGAAATGTAAATGGTACAATTTCCAATTTATGCAATATACTTCCTCTTTCTAATGTCAAGCTGGTATATTATTTAGGCAAAATGAAATATCTTTGGCAATCTATACACAATGAATCATGAACAATAAAATTCTAGCACATCTACCCTAAGCTACAAgtgcattttttaaaataatgttGTGTGTTCTCAGATCTTTCAATTTAGTGTGCATAAGTAGATGGGTCTGGTAATGAGAAGTTTTCTGAAAAGCGATATTGAACCTTACATACTTCTAACACCAAAGCCAATTAGGGCTTCTATTCTTTACAATTCCTGAACTCCAGGTAGCCAAACTTAAACACACACCCGGGCTGCTGTACTACACTGCAGTTTCCCAAAACTTGGGCCTTTAAAAGCCTTTACTACCCACTCCTCATAATAATTTTCCTCcttttcaataaaaaacaaactacaTGACTTTGTGATTCACCAGTCTTACACAGTGGATTAAGCAGGGTCTGGCATTAACTTTTTCCTTCCCTTTCCCATCAGGCAAATAATAtcatcaattttcacatttctatTTGCCTAGAAGGAGAAGAAGTACTTGCCAAAATGACATGAATGTATTATTTGACTTGAGCTTCTGATTTCAGATCAGAAGTCCAAATATTATACACAAGTTTGCCTAATCAGGCAACACGACAAATTacagtattttcttctttttttttccacttgacCAACATACAGTTTTACCTGCCCCACACAAGTGGACAAGTGCTATCGTCAAGCCCTATTTTTTAGGCATGCATTACCACCAATCTGGATCTGTGTCATCACCAAAGAGCAGGTATGCCGACCTTGTAAATATCACTGCAGTATTTTGAGAGCTGaaaagacatatttttttggtggaaaaaatAGTATTTTTACCCCTCATGCAATTAAGACATATGTTGTAATAAAATTTGGGGGAAACAGCATTTTCCATAAAACCtacagtatctttttttttgggggggggggtgggggtggggtgggggtggggtggggggtgggggaagagTACAATCTGCTGTAAGAAAAGTTACATTTGGAATCTCTGCAAGAGTTTATAGACTATGAACTAACCTGGAGGACGTAGATGTACTTGAAGCTCGCATTGTTCTTATCCTTGTCAGTTCCGAAGAAGACCACGCCCACAAGGTCCTTCTCACTGCTGATGATCTTGTTGCTAATAACACTCTTAGCACACTGCATGACAGAAAATGTGATTCAAAGCCATTCACTATTTttgtgccacgttcgcatgcCCGACTCAATCTGCagcatgccaacttcgcatattctgctcgaATGCACAAAGCCGCCCAAACTGATCGATAAATTGCCAAGTACCGCAGGATAATGAAAGCATTTCTCACGATTCCGTTCCTCtcatattaaagggtgtgtacagttctggttgaggtgagaatttagcttATAATGTTTTACGAGAAATTcggaaaccactctatgagatgtcaaagagcatgcaattctaaggggtatcaaaagtttatatgaagaaaatcggttttgaaatggcttgagatatccaaaaacaaggtgaaacaaagagatcctaataaaagcgtggcctgtcgccttttattattatcactttttggatatctcagccatttgaaaaccatttttcatcaaataaacgttgaatccttcttaaaattacatgctctttcatatttcataagaggtttctcattatctcaccaaggaatattcaaaacatgaatccccacctcagccagtactgtacagtccctttgagcttgcattttatgtggtgatttaCTTGCAATCGgttccctactggatttgcgAGAAAATTCttagtttctgtcactgttttgtgtgcgaAAGTCATGCTTTACAGTAAtatagctactggtcatttgaaagaaacaTAATCATAGGTTTTATGTACCACtgacatcaaagcaaagcttggtattttctctacaactttgctcattacatgtCCAGCTCAACAGAAATCTaaaaaagttacatagatttgaaaaaacagaatgttttctcaaagtatgactacgttggtgtctcagagtaatgtggcacacagggggtttccaccatggcacataaaaagTTAATAAGCAGTACATTACTTGCACTCTGCACACAGGCAAGAAAACAAACGAGACACCTAGTACTCATAGTACCTAGTCTAGTACTCATCTGAGCAGTGCACTTTGACTTCAAGGCACTCCACCTGACAGAGACAAGCTACTCTAAAATCTAGTGATTGCATGGGGGTTGCTTCAAGAACCTCTAGGCAACATTCTCCTAATTTGGGGTATTTGGGCCCCTCCTAGAGCATCCCCCATTAACTAATGGTAATAATATCAtttaataatgacaacaattcAATTACTTGCCCATGGACTTCTGGGTTAATTTGGGTAAGCTCTTTGTTCAAATAACAATGTTTAGACTTATAACATAATGGAGCAGATCCTAATCAAATGATTGGTTGAGAGCATACCTGTGACCAGGCATTTATTCTGTCTGACACATAATTTTGCCTGTGGCCAGTCAACCAGTTATTAGCACTTTCACATTTCGATAGTGAATGGGCAAGATTTTAAATAGTTTTTCATTTACTTGCGAGGGTGATTTATCAAATGACAAAGGATCTGCTTCATCATTTTATATAGCAAataaaacacattattttgttcgGGCACTAGCATGATCATTACTCATAGTACATACTCATTACCTTAGCAACAGTCCAAACACCCTTGGCTTTCGCGGCGAGCCtgttagactgttccaaaggtaCCCTGTTTGGGTAATTCTTACTAATGCCCTCATTAATGTGTACCacggtatatgtatataatactaAATGCATGCAAGTGACAATACTATCCACAATGGCTAGCAATGTAGAAGACAGATTCCTACCTCAATGCACATCTCAAAGTGGCTGCGCTCATCCTCCTTCTCGAACATTTGCTCCGAGCAGTCGATGAGGAAGATCAGGCCATCCCTACCGACATTCTTCCAGTCGAAGCCGGCCTCCTCCTCTTCGTCTTCGAGATCATCGTCGGCATAGCCCAAGTGGCCTCCCCAGTTGCTCATGGTGATGGTGGCAAGTTCTGTGTGAAGTGAAGACAATGACAACAACTTAAAGAGTCACTGAACATTCCAAGGACATGCATCACATACCTTTAGTTTGTACACTGACTGCCATGATCTCCACCACATGCACATACAATCACATTAAAATGTCAACACAGCTACAACATTTTTAGTGTACAGAGGGACCACAAGTGTTATCATAAATAGTGTAAAGTAAGTCAAGAAACATTGAATATTGCAACCAAAACATCCACTTTGTATTGATTTTATAGAACAATATGCCAACATCAACATGTTATTCCTGTTAAGAGTACACTATAAAACGTAGACGGATAAGTCTGCCTTTTGTTCGGTGGCTCCTAAAACACTGGAGTTGTTTGTAAAGTCGGTAACTGAAATACAGTCGGCCCCTCACGACAGATTCTTACATTTAGATCTACTCTGTTATGCGGACTCACCAGACAACGGCAAGTAGGAAACAGGGTAGATttcagggccggcgcagtgttttcaaaagtgtgggggcccacttctgggtttcatgagctaacaagcaaaaaaaaaaaaaaaggtcctcagctcattctctctcccctcccatttccgggtgttataaaaaaaaaaaagtcttcagagacaacacataaccttaccgccgccATACTTCAAGAATAAAGAtgtctatctatttctattttagtgccacttacgtacttccgggttgaaaaaagtgtgggggcccaaagagGCAAAgcgatgacaccttatgtattcctttgtatggtgcacaaaaagtgtgggggcccgagcccccacggctcCCTTGGCTGCGCCGGCCCTGgattttcccgttttttcattAGACACCTAGTTCTAAACAGCTCACAAAATTTGCCATGCACATAGAAATCTAACTTGGTTTAGAACCTTGCGTTCTATTCAAATTTAAAATCTAAAACTAAATTTACTTGAGACGAGGAACCAGCGAAGCTCACCAATTTCTCCACAGCAGAGTGAATGGAAGATATCTGTTGTGAGGGACCGACAGTATTAATTACTATTCTAGTCTATTTTATTACGACTGTACAGTTAAGGACCACAGCTAACAAGGCTGTCAAGAAGGCACTGACTGATTAAAATAAAGAACTTTAACCGTTGGCGTTAGGGCCTATTGTTAGAGTAAGACTCAGTAAGAGGCAGATGTTCAGACTTTagttttaaccccccccccccccccaaatcgatggggggggggggcggcgagATCAGACAAGTTTGCCGCAATGAGCAGCTTGTAGATCTATGATTT
The sequence above is a segment of the Diadema setosum chromosome 12, eeDiaSeto1, whole genome shotgun sequence genome. Coding sequences within it:
- the LOC140235694 gene encoding X-ray repair cross-complementing protein 5-like, with the translated sequence MSNWGGHLGYADDDLEDEEEEAGFDWKNVGRDGLIFLIDCSEQMFEKEDERSHFEMCIECAKSVISNKIISSEKDLVGVVFFGTDKDKNNASFKYIYVLQELDQPSASRILELENFLKDGNDDFANKFGFNGSFSLSDALWTCSNMFSQCPHKVGHKRVLLFTNNDHPHENNVPFQRQAKQKAKDLHDIGIEIELMHLTRTDAKFRFTEFYQDIVHTSEDEDCILPDPSEKFEQLLGRVRAKEHKKRTMGRIPFSLGKGLELGVGVYNLVRQQNKPYPVKLYRQTNEPLKSKSKMYCEDTGELLMPSDIKKYQTYGGRNIVFEKDEVDQVKKFDDAGLVLMGFKPHSALKKYFHVRPAHFLFPDETSIAGSSTLFNALLQRCAERNVVAVCRYIPRKNSPPKFVALVPQKEELDEHNTQVAPPGFHVIFLPFADDMRKLEFQQAPKANPDQIDKAKNVVKKLTFKFSPENFENPVLQTHFRNLEALALDRDAPDEITDHTAPNNEMIERRAGTLIREFRDAVYPEGYDPTAKPAARRKEGGGTIDVAQQAREGKLSKLTVAVLKEYCQKNGLNTGGKKADLVATIEGHLGV